The following are from one region of the Phormidium sp. PBR-2020 genome:
- a CDS encoding restriction endonuclease: MNRSSSSVPKFDVMLIPTLQALKNLGGSGTVQEIYEQVVQILNLPDQVLEIPHGTTSTSEVEYRLGWSRTYLKKYGLLENSSRGVWSLLSTSTDFEYLDTQEIVKAVRDANKNKVDASDSTIEAIDENSEELEWHQQLHKMLLGLEPAAFERLVQRLLRESGFIQVQITGKSGDGGIDGVGIARINGFLSFHVLFQCKRYQGSVTAGQIRDFRGAMQGRTDKGLFVTTGTFTRDAAKEATRDGAPPIDLIDGKQLVERLKELRLGVRITMIESVEIDTAWFEKI, encoded by the coding sequence ATAAACCGCTCAAGTTCCTCAGTTCCTAAATTTGATGTAATGCTTATCCCCACACTACAGGCATTAAAAAATTTGGGAGGTTCCGGCACGGTTCAAGAAATTTATGAGCAGGTGGTGCAAATCCTCAACCTGCCGGATCAAGTTCTCGAAATTCCCCATGGAACAACCTCAACCAGTGAAGTGGAGTATCGCCTCGGTTGGAGTCGTACCTACCTGAAAAAATATGGACTTTTGGAAAATTCATCACGGGGGGTATGGTCATTATTATCAACTTCTACTGATTTTGAGTACCTTGACACACAAGAAATTGTCAAGGCGGTTCGAGACGCTAACAAAAATAAAGTTGATGCTTCAGATTCAACAATAGAAGCTATTGACGAAAACTCCGAAGAACTCGAATGGCATCAACAGTTACATAAAATGTTGTTAGGTCTTGAACCTGCTGCATTCGAGCGCTTGGTGCAACGTCTACTCCGGGAGTCTGGTTTTATCCAAGTGCAAATCACAGGCAAATCTGGGGATGGGGGCATTGATGGGGTTGGTATTGCCCGGATTAACGGTTTCTTGAGCTTTCATGTCCTCTTTCAATGTAAGCGTTACCAGGGTTCAGTAACAGCGGGCCAGATTCGCGATTTTCGGGGAGCGATGCAAGGGCGTACCGATAAGGGACTGTTTGTAACAACGGGTACATTTACACGAGATGCTGCTAAGGAAGCAACCCGAGATGGTGCGCCACCTATTGATTTAATTGATGGTAAGCAATTAGTTGAACGGCTGAAAGAATTGAGGCTAGGGGTCAGAATTACGATGATTGAGTCAGTAGAAATTGATACGGCTTGGTTTGAAAAAATTTAG
- the dacB gene encoding D-alanyl-D-alanine carboxypeptidase/D-alanyl-D-alanine-endopeptidase — MTYSRSGTLVGAIAAMVMVGVLEFPGQRGLAQEEPGRICQGELAEALDAIRLNHAPGSRWGILVQSLEGDRTLYSREAQQYFLPASNVKLLTTAAALTHLGPDYRVRTSVYRTENGLQIVGRGDPTLTHEDLGELAQQVAATGLTSVGELWLDASYFPGEAINPRWQWQDVQVGYGAPANSAIVDRNEIPFTLHPQAVGEPLRVEWEREEDGAPGRWWLDNRSRTVAAGESEWLRLGRGFGDPIITIEGDLVAGSDPAPVSVAQVYPNQAFLEQFRRQLEAQGLPVGSRRITEVPQLMKAGEIAAVDSPSLGSLVERTNRVSDNLYAEVLLRWLGVTASSELLSEEDSSGRTPSAAERGLRVLSQVLGQLGVDEELFEANDGSGLSRVNWVSPQALVQTLQGMARSPHGNLYRASLPVAGESGTLRNRLGDSPVAIQAKTGTIAGVSALSGYLEHPEYGTLTFSIMVNQSTRSASDQRGAIDDMVRLLTQVRSCSG, encoded by the coding sequence ATGACTTACAGTCGGTCGGGAACGCTTGTCGGGGCGATCGCCGCCATGGTCATGGTGGGAGTCCTGGAATTCCCTGGACAGCGGGGTTTGGCTCAGGAGGAACCGGGGCGAATTTGTCAGGGAGAGTTAGCTGAGGCCCTAGATGCCATTCGCCTCAATCATGCGCCAGGGTCTCGTTGGGGGATTTTAGTGCAGTCTCTAGAGGGCGATCGGACTCTCTACAGTCGGGAAGCGCAACAGTATTTTTTGCCCGCATCTAACGTCAAACTCCTCACCACCGCCGCCGCCTTAACCCATCTCGGCCCCGATTATCGGGTTCGCACCTCGGTCTACCGCACTGAGAACGGCTTGCAGATTGTTGGCCGAGGAGACCCAACCCTAACCCATGAAGATTTAGGAGAGTTGGCGCAACAGGTAGCGGCCACGGGACTGACTTCCGTTGGAGAACTCTGGCTCGATGCCAGTTATTTTCCGGGGGAGGCGATTAATCCCCGGTGGCAATGGCAAGATGTTCAGGTGGGGTATGGCGCACCGGCCAATAGTGCCATTGTCGATCGCAATGAAATCCCCTTTACCCTACATCCTCAGGCCGTTGGTGAGCCGTTGCGGGTGGAATGGGAACGGGAGGAGGATGGCGCTCCGGGTCGTTGGTGGTTAGATAATCGCTCGCGAACGGTGGCGGCTGGGGAGTCGGAATGGCTGCGGTTGGGACGGGGGTTTGGGGACCCGATTATTACGATTGAGGGGGACTTGGTGGCAGGATCTGACCCTGCGCCGGTTTCTGTGGCGCAGGTGTATCCCAATCAAGCCTTTTTAGAGCAATTTAGACGCCAGTTGGAAGCTCAGGGGTTGCCGGTGGGAAGTCGCCGGATTACGGAGGTTCCCCAGTTAATGAAGGCTGGGGAAATTGCAGCGGTGGATTCTCCCTCCCTGGGGAGTTTGGTGGAACGAACCAATCGGGTCAGTGATAATCTCTATGCCGAGGTGTTGTTGCGTTGGTTGGGAGTCACGGCTTCCTCAGAGCTATTGTCGGAGGAGGATTCCTCGGGGAGAACTCCCTCGGCCGCTGAACGGGGACTGCGGGTGCTGAGTCAGGTGTTGGGCCAATTGGGGGTTGATGAGGAGCTGTTTGAGGCGAATGATGGCTCGGGGTTATCTCGGGTGAACTGGGTGAGTCCTCAGGCGTTGGTGCAGACGTTACAGGGGATGGCGAGGAGTCCCCATGGGAATCTCTATCGGGCCTCGCTCCCGGTGGCGGGGGAGTCGGGGACGTTGCGAAATCGTCTGGGGGATAGTCCGGTGGCGATTCAGGCCAAAACAGGGACGATTGCGGGGGTTTCAGCGTTGTCGGGGTATTTGGAGCATCCCGAGTATGGAACCCTGACCTTTTCAATTATGGTCAATCAATCCACGCGATCGGCCAGTGACCAACGGGGGGCGATCGATGATATGGTGCGGCTGTTGACTCAGGTTCGCTCCTGTTCGGGGTAA